The genomic segment ATCGCCATGACCAGGAACTGCAGATTGCCGGCCGCGCCGACGCCGGCGATGGCGGCATCGCCCAGGCGCGAGACGAAGTAGAGATCGATCAGCACGTACAGCATCTGGAACAGCATGCCGATGCCGATGGGCACGGCGAGCGAGATCAGGTGTTTGGGAATCGAGCCTTGGGTGAGGTCGCGCATGCGGTGGCCTGTGGAGTGGGGCGCGGGGAGCGGGGGGGACGATGGATTCGGGAAAAACGCAGCGGTGGACGCTGCGAC from the Salifodinibacter halophilus genome contains:
- a CDS encoding MATE family efflux transporter; its protein translation is MRDLTQGSIPKHLISLAVPIGIGMLFQMLYVLIDLYFVSRLGDAAIAGVGAAGNLQFLVMA